In one Lycium barbarum isolate Lr01 chromosome 7, ASM1917538v2, whole genome shotgun sequence genomic region, the following are encoded:
- the LOC132604571 gene encoding DAR GTPase 2, mitochondrial isoform X1, giving the protein MGKVCIHPTLSDLWNYTGLLFCSRMTIKASLVQKIGNTIKEVVRNKGSTWWYTPHMAAASRAITERIPLVDILLEVRDARIPLSSTCELIKHHSPSSRRIIILNKTDLAHHIQLKEWLKYFEQQKCLVFGVNSHNKDNIKELLNFLRARVRELPKIGHGDQTITLMLVGIPNVGKSALANSLHQIGRISAAEKGRLKHAIVSPHPGETKNISGLKIASHPSIYVLDTPGVFPAEILDAEVCSNLALTGAIKDCLVGEVELAEYFLSIFNSCDEYKKWVKLSLSGADDVSELERRQKRQYLTDHTQDFTVNKVRRTLFETVSSFNGNLQDEEIMLQLIKAEFAVLGDAFNLPSDSDDYVRKVAAKLLNLYRTGRLGHYTLDLAPSNHLESLRCNVLSCGA; this is encoded by the exons atgggtaaggtctgcatacatcctACCCTCTCCGACCTgtggaattacactgg CTTATTATTTTGCTCGAGAATGACTATAAAGGCCAGTTTAGTTCAAAAGATAGGTAACACAATTAAGGAAGTTGTAAGGAATAAAGGTTCAACATGGTGGTATACACCTCACATGGCTGCAGCATCTCGTGCCATAACCGAACGGATCCCATTGGTTGATATTCTCCTTGAAGTCAGAGATGCGCGG ATTCCTTTATCATCAACATGTGAGCTAATTAAGCATCATTCACCTTCCTCGAGGCGCATTATAATTCTGAACAAGACAGATTTAGCACATCACATTCAATTAAAG GAATGGCTGAAATACTTTGAGCAACAAAAGTGTCTTGTTTTTGGAGTCAATTCCCATAATAAGGATAACATCAAAGAG TTATTAAACTTTCTGCGTGCCAGAGTTCGAGAATTACCAAAGATTGGTCATGGAGATCAGACAATTACATTAATGCTTGTCGGCATTCCTAACGTTGGAAAGTCTGCCCTTGCCAACTCATTGCATCAAATTGGAAGGATCAGTGCAGCGG AGAAAGGAAGGTTAAAGCATGCCATAGTGAGTCCTCATCCAGGAGAGACAAAAAATATTAGTGGCTTGAAG ATCGCCAGCCATCCTAGTATTTATGTGTTAGACACCCCTGGTGTTTTTCCGGCTGAGATCCTCGATGCAGAGGTGTGCTCCAATCTAGCTTTAACAG GTGCCATCAAAGACTGCTTGGTTGGGGAAGTGGAGCTTGCGGAATATTTTCTATCCATCTTTAACTCGTGTGATGAATACAAGAAATGGGTGAAGCTGTCATTATCAGGTGCTGATGATGTTTCTGAGTTAGAGAGAAGACAAAAGAGACAATATTTAACAGATCACACGCAG GATTTCACTGTGAACAAAGTTCGAAGAACACTCTTCGAAACGGTTTCATCTTTCAATGGCAATCTACAGGATGAGGAAATTATGTTGCAACTGATCAAAGCAGAGTTTGCTGTTCTTGGCGATGCTTTTAATTTGCCTTCTGATTCGGATGATTATGTTCGTAAAGTGGCTGCTAAGCTGCTTAATCTGTATCGTACTGGAAGGCTTGGTCATTATACTCTAGACCTTGCTCCAAGCAACCACTTAGAAAGTCTAAGATGTAATGTTCTTAGTTGCGGTGCCTAA
- the LOC132601987 gene encoding uncharacterized protein LOC132601987 — MDTLAFVHGAFHWLGLSLKKSVASFSSSSEVYGEIALPEGMHLISDMDYNEHGVSVLGGVLCVYSTHAHHGKYPFKLWVMKDYGVKESWNQLFTIQGNDLYSITPKYRFSDGDVLLHCIHLIGAIFILSRNQLERNGSVFKTSKESSGLWPQSDLKSIQNGFV, encoded by the coding sequence ATGGACACTCTGGCATTTGTACACGGAGCATTTCATTGGCTTGGTTTGTCACTGAAAAAATCTGTGGCTTCATTTAGTAGTTCAAGTGAGGTCTACGGAGAAATAGCGTTGCCAGAGGGAATGCACTTGATTTCCGACATGGATTACAACGAACATGGCGTTTCGGTATTGGGAGGAGTGCTTTGTGTTTATTCTACGCATGCTCATCACGGAAAGTACCCTTTTAAGTTATGGGTAATGAAAGACTATGGTGTCAAGGAATCTTGGAATCAATTGTTTACTATACAAGGTAACGATCTTTATTCAATCACCCCGAAGTACAGATTTTCAGATGGTGACGTGTTACTCCATTGCATACATTTAATTGGAGCGATCTTTATTCTATCTCGGAATCAATTGGAACGTAATGGTTCTGTATTTAAGACATCTAAAGAATCATCTGGCTTATGGCCTCAATCTGATCTGAAAAGCATTCAGAACGGATTCGTTTAA
- the LOC132604571 gene encoding DAR GTPase 2, mitochondrial isoform X2, with protein sequence MTIKASLVQKIGNTIKEVVRNKGSTWWYTPHMAAASRAITERIPLVDILLEVRDARIPLSSTCELIKHHSPSSRRIIILNKTDLAHHIQLKEWLKYFEQQKCLVFGVNSHNKDNIKELLNFLRARVRELPKIGHGDQTITLMLVGIPNVGKSALANSLHQIGRISAAEKGRLKHAIVSPHPGETKNISGLKIASHPSIYVLDTPGVFPAEILDAEVCSNLALTGAIKDCLVGEVELAEYFLSIFNSCDEYKKWVKLSLSGADDVSELERRQKRQYLTDHTQDFTVNKVRRTLFETVSSFNGNLQDEEIMLQLIKAEFAVLGDAFNLPSDSDDYVRKVAAKLLNLYRTGRLGHYTLDLAPSNHLESLRCNVLSCGA encoded by the exons ATGACTATAAAGGCCAGTTTAGTTCAAAAGATAGGTAACACAATTAAGGAAGTTGTAAGGAATAAAGGTTCAACATGGTGGTATACACCTCACATGGCTGCAGCATCTCGTGCCATAACCGAACGGATCCCATTGGTTGATATTCTCCTTGAAGTCAGAGATGCGCGG ATTCCTTTATCATCAACATGTGAGCTAATTAAGCATCATTCACCTTCCTCGAGGCGCATTATAATTCTGAACAAGACAGATTTAGCACATCACATTCAATTAAAG GAATGGCTGAAATACTTTGAGCAACAAAAGTGTCTTGTTTTTGGAGTCAATTCCCATAATAAGGATAACATCAAAGAG TTATTAAACTTTCTGCGTGCCAGAGTTCGAGAATTACCAAAGATTGGTCATGGAGATCAGACAATTACATTAATGCTTGTCGGCATTCCTAACGTTGGAAAGTCTGCCCTTGCCAACTCATTGCATCAAATTGGAAGGATCAGTGCAGCGG AGAAAGGAAGGTTAAAGCATGCCATAGTGAGTCCTCATCCAGGAGAGACAAAAAATATTAGTGGCTTGAAG ATCGCCAGCCATCCTAGTATTTATGTGTTAGACACCCCTGGTGTTTTTCCGGCTGAGATCCTCGATGCAGAGGTGTGCTCCAATCTAGCTTTAACAG GTGCCATCAAAGACTGCTTGGTTGGGGAAGTGGAGCTTGCGGAATATTTTCTATCCATCTTTAACTCGTGTGATGAATACAAGAAATGGGTGAAGCTGTCATTATCAGGTGCTGATGATGTTTCTGAGTTAGAGAGAAGACAAAAGAGACAATATTTAACAGATCACACGCAG GATTTCACTGTGAACAAAGTTCGAAGAACACTCTTCGAAACGGTTTCATCTTTCAATGGCAATCTACAGGATGAGGAAATTATGTTGCAACTGATCAAAGCAGAGTTTGCTGTTCTTGGCGATGCTTTTAATTTGCCTTCTGATTCGGATGATTATGTTCGTAAAGTGGCTGCTAAGCTGCTTAATCTGTATCGTACTGGAAGGCTTGGTCATTATACTCTAGACCTTGCTCCAAGCAACCACTTAGAAAGTCTAAGATGTAATGTTCTTAGTTGCGGTGCCTAA
- the LOC132601986 gene encoding F-box/kelch-repeat protein At3g06240-like, producing the protein MAGKRVVKQSKKTKRLDVDGAMGIHLQEEIIMDILSRLPVRPVFRFKCVSKFWMTLISESYFTMKHLNRAINNLSSQKILFISQRNGEFSLYCSSLSSVRLFEDIQKLDWPSNRKPWSCRLYCCYNGLALIGIGNYPEYKHHILLLWNPSTGESIVLPDPSFSPKRLYICGLGYDLTSDDYKILKIDGASRNEIITLKSGSWRKIEKHPIGVYPVLTDMDSLAFVHGAFHWLDSSLNNSVVSFSISNEVYGEIPLPEGMSLDGFNMDNIIYGVSVFEGMLCVYSTHIRKYTLWVMKDYGVKESWYQLFTKQGTDGYSIIPKYRFSDGEVLLCCRNLLRTDSVFKTSKESSDLWPQSDLERIQNGFVYTESLISPKLLT; encoded by the coding sequence ATGGCAGGGAAGAGAGTTGTGAAGCAGTCAAAGAAAACAAAGAGGTTGGATGTTGATGGGGCTATGGGAATTCACTTGCAAGAAGAAATAATTATGGACATCCTCAGCAGGCTACCTGTGCGGCCTGTTTTTCGATTCAAATGTGTTTCAAAATTTTGGATGACATTAATCTCCGAGTCTTACTTTACGATGAAGCATCTCAATCGTGCAATCAATAACCTAAGTTCCCAAAAGATTCTTTTTATTAGCCAACGGAATGGCGAGTTTTCCTTGTACTGTTCCTCTTTATCGTCGGTTCGACTGTTTGAGGATATACAAAAGCTTGATTGGCCTTCTAACCGTAAACCATGGAGTTGCAGATTATACTGTTGTTACAATGGCTTGGCTCTTATTGGGATTGGTAATTATCCTGAGTATAAACACCACATACTTTTGCTATGGAACCCCTCCACAGGAGAATCAATAGTACTTCCAGATCCAAGTTTTTCACCTAAAAGACTTTATATTTGCGGATTGGGATATGACCTGACTAGTGATGACTATAAGATCCTGAAGATTGATGGCGCCTCACGCAATGAAATTATCACGCTGAAAAGTGGTTCCTGGAGAAAAATTGAGAAACATCCTATTGGTGTTTACCCCGTGTTGACTGATATGGATTCTTTGGCATTTGTACATGGAGCATTTCATTGGCTTGATTCGTCACTTAATAATTCTGTGGTTTCTTTTAGTATTTCAAATGAGGTGTACGGAGAAATTCCATTGCCAGAGGGAATGTCTTTGGACGGTTTcaacatggataacataatctATGGCGTTTCGGTATTTGAAGGAATGCTTTGTGTTTATTCTACTCATATCAGGAAGTACACTTTATGGGTAATGAAAGACTATGGTGTCAAGGAATCTTGGTATCAATTGTTTACTAAACAAGGTACCGATGGTTATTCAATCATACCGAAATACAGGTTTTCAGATGGTGAAGTGTTACTTTGTTGCAGAAATTTGCTACGTACTGATTCTGTATTTAAGACATCCAAAGAATCATCTGACTTATGGCCTCAATCTGATTTGGAACGTATTCAGAACGGATTCGTTTATACAGAAAGTTTGATCTCTCCAAAGCTACTTACTTAG